The sequence below is a genomic window from Parafrankia irregularis.
GGTTCTGACGTGGCTAGCAGTTCTGATGTGGTGAACGGTTCTTGCGTGGTGAGCGCACCGGGCGCCGGGTGTGTCTCGGACGTGGAATGCGCTTCGGGTGGCGGCTGTGGACGTCCGCGGGTGGGGATCGCCAGGGCGCCGGCGACGTAGAGGGCGGCGGTCGCGAGCGGCCACAGCCCGGCGGGCAGCACGCCGGTGGCGCCGAGCGTGACGCCGCCCAGCGCCGCCACGCAGCCGACGGTGTTGCGGGTCGAGCCGAGCCAGGCCAGTGCCCGCCTACCGAGCCTTTTCCGTCTCACGGGGCGTCGCCGGGGTTGCGGCAGGTTCGAGCCGACGATGGAACAGGCTCACTGATAGCCACGTATTTCCCGAAATGCCTCGGAGAGTGAGGACGTCCGCGCGTCGAACATCGCGCCGCCGGTCCAGTCCGCGATGGTCCGCATCTCGTCGACGCGGGCGTCCCCGAAGACCACGGTGAAGGTCCGCACCGAACGGGCGGCATCCGGCAGGGCCAGATAGGAGGAGTGGAAGGCGTCGGCCGTGGTGCCCTGGTTGTTCTCCCCGTCGGTCATCAACACGATCGAGGTGAGGGGGGCCACGCCGTCGGCCGGGGCGGCCGCGCTGTCCGCGACGTAGCGGTAGGCGGCCTCCAGCGCCGAGTAGATCGCGGTGCCCGAGCCCAGCGTCAGGCCGTCGGCGGCGGCGGAGATGGCGGCGAGGTCGGCCGATCCGGGTTGCGGGTCGTTGACGGTGAACTCCAGGGTGGCGTGCACCGTCCCGCTGAAGGTGATCAGGGTGACCCGCTCACGTTCGCGGAAGCGGGCGAACCGCTGCTCCAGGGTGTCGTCGGTGCCGGTTCCGGAGCCCGTTCCGGTTCCGGCGAGCTCGCGCAGGGTGGAGCGCAGCAGCTCCAGCCGCTCGCCCCGCATGGAGGGGGAGACGTCCAGGACGAAGATCGCGTGGGTGGGGCGGCGGTACTCGTCCTGGTACGCGGCGAGCAGATGGTCGGCGATCTCGCTGGTGGCGGGGAACGGCAGCTGGGCAGGCAGCTCGGGGGCCGGCCAGGGCGCCGGGTCGAGGCGCACACCGGGAGCCGCCGGGCGCCGGTAGGTCGTGGTGGCGATCCGGCGCTGGACGTCGGGTGCGCGCAGCCAGCTGACCAGCCGGTCGTAGGCGCCGCGGTGGGCGGCGTCACCGTGCAGGAGCTGCAGCGGGTAGTCCGCGGTGATGACGCCGTCGCGGGGATAGACGATCGTGAGCGGGTCGTCGCGCAGCGCCCCGGCGTTCAGCGCGAGGATCTCCGACTCGTAGTTGATCATCCCGCCGATCGGGGTCGCCGAGCGGACGAACGCGTCGGTCAGCCATCCGGAGCTTCCGGCGGTGAGCACCTGGCCGGCGAAGAACGACGTCAGCGCGACCGGGTGGATGTCGTCCAGGGTCAGCGCGTCGGACGTGCCGGCGAGCGCGGCGGCGACGCCGACGAGGGCGGAGAACCCCGAGTTGGACGACGACGGGCTGGTCATCGCATAGGTGAACTCGCCCGCGGCGACCTTCCGCGCGACGTCCGCCCAGGTCACCGCCTTGTTGTCGACCCAGCCGAAGCGGCGCGCGAGCTCGCTGCGGACCCCGAGCACCACCGGGGACATCATCGTGGTCGCACGGTCGACGATGGTGCCGCTCCGGTCCGGGGCATCCCCGAGGGCCAGGCGCAGGTAGCGGTCGGAGGCGAGCCAGGCGGCGTCGGCGTCCGTCGTCCCGGCGGTGATGCGGTCAACGGCGTCGAGGGTGCCGGTGTACTCCAGGGTGACCTCGATGCCCGTCTGGCGGCGGAAGTCGTCCAGTAGCCCGTCGAGGTCACGCAGCTCGGAGCCGGCGAGGATGCGCAGCGTGCCGCCGCGAAGGTCGGGATCATCGCCGTCCTTGTCGGCGGAGCCCGAGCAGGCGCCGAGCGCGGCGGCCGCGGTGGTGAGGATGACCATCAGCAGGGCGAGCGTGCCGCGCGGCCGGCGGCGGCTCAGACGGTGCCGGATCATGCGGGGCCGCTTCATCCGGTGCCGGTCCGGTAGGCGTCCGCGATGAGCTCGATCATCAGGTCGGAGATCTCCTGGCTGGGTGGTTCGGCGGTGTTCACCAGCTCGGGCGGCGCCGAGGCCGCGTTCGCGGCGCCCTGCCCGCGCGCCTGCGCGGCGGCTGCCGGGTCACTGGGGCGGAACCCGTGGCGGACGGCCAGCCGGACCAGGTCCGGACTGGTGGAGAGGAGCTTCCCGACCGCGTCACCGGTGTCGGTCAGCGGGACGACGGTGTGCCGGGCGAAGATGGTCGGCTCGGGGTAGAGCAGCAGCATGTCGGGGCGGATCGAGCCGTCGGCGGCCCGGACCCGTTCCAGGAACTGCGCTTCGTAGATCATCACCATCGGCGCCTTCCCCATGCCCATGGCGAGGAACTCGTCGAACGGCTCGGCGGTCGAGTTGTCGAGGTAGCCCTGGCGTTCGAACAGGCCCGCCGCGAACTCGGCCTGCCGCTCGGCGGCGGCGCGGTCGGTGACCACCTCGTCGCCGTTCGCCACGTAGCTGACGAGGGCCAGGTAGAGCGCCGCCGAGTTCGAGGTGCGGACGTCCGTCGAGGCGATCAGCACCGAGCGGTCCGTGGGGTACACGGCGTCGGCTCCCGGCAGGTCGGACCACCGGGTGTGGTCGCGGACCAGCTTCAGGTAGGCGTGCATGTCGAAGGTGGCCACCGGGCCGTCGGTGTGGACCACGCCGGCGCGGGCGAGCAGGTCGGCGATCGGGCGGAAGGTCGCGATCGCCATGGGCGAGTAGAACGGCGAGTACGACCGGGTCAGGCCCCGGGCCTGCTTGATGCGGTCGGCCTGCGGGGTGTTCGCCGGGAACACGAGGTCGTAGGCGTCGAGGTCGGTCCGGGTCGTGATCTCCCGGCTGCCGGCGGTGTCGATGACCAGCCGGTAGCCGGCCCTGGCCAGCACCGAGACCACCTCGGGGTCGGTCAGGAACGACCGCTTCTCCGACCCGACCAGCGCGTGGACGGTCACGAGCTTGTCGTCGCCGGCCGGGCGAAGCCGCGGCACGATCGCGAGCGCGGCGACACCCGCCAGCAGCAGGACCGCCAGCGCGGGTCCGATCACACGGGTCACGCGGGTCAGGCGCACCGCGTGATCGTGATACATCGGGCGAAGCTCTCGATGTCGGCCCCGCGACAGCACGCCGGGTGTTCACCGGAACGTCGCCTGATCATTGCTTTCCGGGCGCCCCGGGTTAGCGCGTTGTCCGTGCGTCGGCATCGGTTAGCGCACTGGACGTCCGCCCGACCACGAAAAGAAACGTCTGATCCGTTCCCCCGTCTTCCCTGATTGCTTCGCTGGGTGGCGCGCCGCCGGCGACGGACGCCGGTGCCGCGTTGGAGGATTTGTGGAGCCTCGCGGGCTGGATGCTGCCGGCACGGACGGGTCCGGCGAGCCGTCGGTGGAACCCCGGCGTGGCGTGGGCCGTCGTGGCCTCATCGCCGGTCTCGCCGCCGCGCCGCTGGTCGTGGCCTCGGCGTCGGCCGCCTCGGCCGGGTCCTCCGGGTCGGGTGGCGGTTCGTCGTCGGGCGGGCAGTCGCCGAGCCGGAACCGGATCCTGGTGATCGGGCACCGCGGTGCGTCGGGCTACCGGCCGGAGCACACGCTGGCCTCCTACGAGCTCGCCGCGCGGATGGGCGCCGACTTCGTCGAGCCCGACCTGGTGCCGACCAAGGACGGTCACCTGGTCTGCCGGCACGAGCCGGAGATCGGCGGCACCACGAACGTCGCGGACCACCCCGAGTTCGCCTCCCGGCGCGTGACGAAGCTGCTGGACGGCGTCTCCGTCACCGGGTGGTTCACCGAGGACTTCACCCTCGCCGAGCTCAAGACGCTGCGCGCGAAGGAGCGCCTGCCAGCGATCCGGCAGGAGAACACGATGTACGACGGGCGCTTCGAGATCCCGACCCTCGCCGAGGTCATCGAGCTGCGCAGGCGCCTGTCCGCGGAGCTGCACCGGGAGATCGGCATCTACCCGGAGACCAAGCACCCGACCTACTTCCAGAAGGCCGGGCTGCCCCTGGAGCAGCGGCTGCTGGACCTGCTCAGCCGCAACGGCCTGAACTCGCGCACCGCGCCGGTGTTCGTCCAGTCCTTCGAGACGACGAACCTGCAGGAGCTGCGCCGCAAGGGGCTGCGGACGAACGCCGTGCAGCTGCTGAGCGCCAGCGGTGCCCCCTACGACCTGGTCGCCGCCGGTGACCCGCGCACCTACGCGGACCTGATCACCCCGGACGGCCTCAAGGCGATCGCGGGTTACGCGGGCGGGATCGGGCCGGAGAAATCCATGGTCATCCCGGTCGTGGACGGGAAGCTCGGCACCCCGACCGCGCTCGTGAAGAACGCGCACGCCGTCGGGCTGCTGCTGCACCCGTACACCTTCCGGGCCGAGAACTCCTTCCTGCCGGCCGAGCTGCGCTCGGGCACCGTCGTGAGCGACTTCGGCCGCGGCATCGACGAGCAGGTGGCCTACCTGAAGGCCGGCATCGACGGGCTGTTCACCGACCAGTCCGACGTCGGTGTGCTGGCCCGCGCCGAGGCCGCCAAGGCCTGATCGGGTTCGCAGGTGTGAGCCGGCGGCGGGGCCGGGACCGGTCCGCCCGCCGGCATCCTGCGCCTGCCACCCGTCATCCCGGCCCGCGGTCCGGCCGACATGCGTCCGGTCAGGCCTGGTACGTCCGGTCAG
It includes:
- a CDS encoding VWA domain-containing protein; the encoded protein is MIRHRLSRRRPRGTLALLMVILTTAAAALGACSGSADKDGDDPDLRGGTLRILAGSELRDLDGLLDDFRRQTGIEVTLEYTGTLDAVDRITAGTTDADAAWLASDRYLRLALGDAPDRSGTIVDRATTMMSPVVLGVRSELARRFGWVDNKAVTWADVARKVAAGEFTYAMTSPSSSNSGFSALVGVAAALAGTSDALTLDDIHPVALTSFFAGQVLTAGSSGWLTDAFVRSATPIGGMINYESEILALNAGALRDDPLTIVYPRDGVITADYPLQLLHGDAAHRGAYDRLVSWLRAPDVQRRIATTTYRRPAAPGVRLDPAPWPAPELPAQLPFPATSEIADHLLAAYQDEYRRPTHAIFVLDVSPSMRGERLELLRSTLRELAGTGTGSGTGTDDTLEQRFARFRERERVTLITFSGTVHATLEFTVNDPQPGSADLAAISAAADGLTLGSGTAIYSALEAAYRYVADSAAAPADGVAPLTSIVLMTDGENNQGTTADAFHSSYLALPDAARSVRTFTVVFGDARVDEMRTIADWTGGAMFDARTSSLSEAFREIRGYQ
- a CDS encoding glycerophosphodiester phosphodiesterase, translated to MEPRRGVGRRGLIAGLAAAPLVVASASAASAGSSGSGGGSSSGGQSPSRNRILVIGHRGASGYRPEHTLASYELAARMGADFVEPDLVPTKDGHLVCRHEPEIGGTTNVADHPEFASRRVTKLLDGVSVTGWFTEDFTLAELKTLRAKERLPAIRQENTMYDGRFEIPTLAEVIELRRRLSAELHREIGIYPETKHPTYFQKAGLPLEQRLLDLLSRNGLNSRTAPVFVQSFETTNLQELRRKGLRTNAVQLLSASGAPYDLVAAGDPRTYADLITPDGLKAIAGYAGGIGPEKSMVIPVVDGKLGTPTALVKNAHAVGLLLHPYTFRAENSFLPAELRSGTVVSDFGRGIDEQVAYLKAGIDGLFTDQSDVGVLARAEAAKA